The following coding sequences lie in one Arachis hypogaea cultivar Tifrunner chromosome 9, arahy.Tifrunner.gnm2.J5K5, whole genome shotgun sequence genomic window:
- the LOC112708804 gene encoding transcription factor MYB12, whose protein sequence is MGRAPCCEKVGLKKGRWTEEEDELLTKYIQVNGEGSWRSLPKNAGLLRCGKSCRLRWINYLKAGLKRGNISAEEEDLIVKLHTTFGNRWSLIASHLPGRTDNEIKNYWNSHLSRKIYSFRRATNLDTTHIGSTDTPNNVPVYPKPKPGRTSRWAMKKNKTYIHNNKGNNNNNNNNIHNNQNNQKDEIALRQLSPREKEDDAVPTPSLESEGFCNTVEDLMVLDLDPNNNNNNGVEKEEEVEEKEKEKEKVQCPTTYEKEKKDTLLGPYDEQVEDLTNNINNNGGGALSLDDMLDNFMLEEIVCGVHNLNEDIEINNNNNNNNNNNNNNSEEWNNLGLDEYLDWESVMEFMNNNNNNSESSEGCYLEQKENLLTWLWKDDDDWESDCMKLGENMDSSEKQNDDDVVAWFLS, encoded by the exons ATGGGAAGGGCTCCTTGTTGTGAGAAAGTGGGGTTGAAAAAGGGAAGGTGGACAGAAGAAGAGGATGAACTATTAACAAAGTATATTCAAGTCAACGGTGAAGGTTCATGGAGGTCATTGCCCAAAAATGCAG GATTATTAAGGTGTGGAAAGAGTTGCAGATTAAGATGGATTAATTATTTGAAAGCTGGGCTTAAGAGAGGCAACATTTCTGCTGAAGAAGAAGATCTCATTGTCAAGTTGCATACAACTTTTGGCAACAG gtGGTCTTTGATAGCGAGTCATTTGCCGGGAAGAACAGACAATGAAATCAAGAACTATTGGAACTCTCACTTGAGTAGGAAAATCTACAGTTTTCGGAGAGCAACTAACCTAGACACCACCCACATAGGGTCCACCGATACACCCAACAATGTTCCCGTTTATCCAAAGCCTAAACCTGGTAGAACAAGCCGTTGGGccatgaagaagaacaaaacctaCATACACAACAATAAgggtaacaataataataataataataatattcataacAACCAAAATAACCAAAAAGACGAAATTGCCCTTCGCCAGCTCAGCCCCCGAGAAAAAGAGGATGATGCTGTTCCAACTCCTTCGCTTGAGAGTGAGGGTTTTTGCAACACTGTTGAGGATCTCATGGTGTTGGATTTGGaccctaacaacaataataataatggagtggaaaaagaagaagaagtagaagaaaaagaaaaggaaaaagaaaaagttcaGTGCCCTACTACgtatgagaaagaaaagaaggacacGTTGTTAGGACCATATGATGAACAAGTTGAAGATCttactaataatattaataataatggcGGTGGGGCGTTGAGTCTTGATGACATGTTGGACAATTTCATGTTGGAAGAAATTGTATGTGGGGTTCACAACTTAAATGAAGATATtgaaatcaataataataataataataataataataataataataataatagtgaagAGTGGAATAATTTAGGGTTAGATGAATATTTGGATTGGGAGAGTGTTATGGAAttcatgaataataataataataatagtgagtCATCAGAGGGTTGTTATTTGGAGCAGAAAGAAAATTTGCTGACGTGGCTGTGGAAAGATGATGATGATTGGGAAAGTGACTGCATGAAGTTGGGGGAAAACATGGATAGTAGTGAGAAacaaaatgatgatgatgttgttgcTTGGTTTCTCTCTTGA